The Callithrix jacchus isolate 240 chromosome X, calJac240_pri, whole genome shotgun sequence genome contains a region encoding:
- the GDI1 gene encoding rab GDP dissociation inhibitor alpha encodes MDEEYDVIVLGTGLTECILSGIMSVNGKKVLHMDRNPYYGGESSSITPLEELYKRFQLLEGPPESMGRGRDWNVDLIPKFLMANGQLVKMLLYTEVTRYLDFKVVEGSFVYKGGKIYKVPSTETEALASNLMGMFEKRRFRKFLVFVANFDENDPKTFEGVDPQTTSMRDVYRKFDLGQDVIDFTGHALALYRTDDYLDQPCLETINRIKLYSESLARYGKSPYLYPLYGLGELPQGFARLSAIYGGTYMLNKPVDDIIMENGKVVGVKSEGEVARCKQLICDPSYIPDRVRKAGQVIRIICILSHPIKNTNDANSCQIIIPQNQVNRKSDIYVCMISYAHNVAAQGKYIAIASTTVETMDPEKEVEPALELLEPIDQKFVAISDLYEPIDDGSESQVFCSCSYDATTHFETTCNDIKDIYKRMAGTAFDFENMKRKQNDVFGEAEQ; translated from the exons ATGGACGAGGAATACGATGTGATCGTGCTGGGGACCGGCCTCACC GAATGCATCCTGTCGGGCATCATGTCTGTGAACGGGAAGAAGGTGCTGCACATGGACCGGAACCCCTACTATGGGGGTGAGAGCTCCTCCATCACACCCCTGGAGGAG CTGTATAAGCGTTTTCAGTTGCTGGAGGGGCCCCCTGAGTCGATGGGCCGAGGCCGAGACTGGAACGTTGACCTCATTCCCAAATTCCTCATGGCTAACG GGCAGCTGGTAAAGATGCTACTGTATACAGAGGTGACTCGCTATCTGGACTTCAAGGTGGTGGAGGGCAGCTTTGTCTACAAGGGGGGCAAGATCTACAAAGTACCGTCCACTGAGACTGAGGCCTTGGCTTCCA ATCTGATGGGCATGTTTGAGAAACGGCGCTTCCGCAAGTTCCTGGTGTTTGTGGCAAACTTCGATGAGAATGACCCCAAGACCTTTGAGGGTGTTGACCCTCAGACTACCAGCATGCGTGATGTCTACCGAAAGTTTGATCTGGGCCAGGATGTCATCGATTTCACTGGCCACGCCCTGGCGCTCTACCGCACTGATGA CTACTTGGACCAGCCCTGTCTTGAGACCATCAACCGCATCAAGTTGTACAGTGAGTCCCTGGCCCGGTATGGCAAGAGCCCGTATTTATACCCGCTTTACGGCCTGGGTGAGCTGCCTCAGGGTTTTGCAAG ATTGAGTGCCATCTATGGGGGGACATATATGCTGAACAAACCTGTGGATGACATCATCATGGAGAACGGCAAGGTGGTGGGCGTGAAGTCTGAGGGAGAG GTGGCCCGCTGCAAGCAGCTGATCTGTGACCCCAGCTACATCCCAGACCGTGTGCGGAAGGCGGGCCAGGTCATCCGCATCATCTGTATTCTTAGCCACCCCATCAAGAACACCAATGACGCCAACTCCTGCCAAATCATCATCCCCCAGAACCAGGTCAACAGGAAGTCAG ACATCTATGTGTGCATGATCTCCTACGCACACAACGTGGCGGCCCAGGGCAAGTACATTGCCATTGCCAGCACTACCGTGGAGACCATGGATCCCGAAAAGGAGGTGGAGCCAGCTCTGGAGCTGTTGGAGCCCATTGACCAGAA GTTTGTGGCTATCAGTGACTTGTATGAGCCCATTGATGACGGTTCTGAGAGCCAG GTGTTCTGTTCCTGCTCCTATGATGCCACCACACACTTTGAGACAACCTGCAACGACATCAAAGACATCTACAAACGCATGGCTGGCACGGCCTTTGACTTCGAGAACATGAAGCGCAAGCAGAACGATGTCTTTGGAGAAGCTGAGCAGTGA
- the ATP6AP1 gene encoding V-type proton ATPase subunit S1 isoform X2 has translation MMAAAATATARVRTGLRCASVFWRMPWLPVFLLLTAAAAEQQVPLVLWSSDRDLWAPATDTHEGHITSDLQLSTYLDPALELGPRNVLLFLQDKNALELAPSSLVLPAVDWYAVSTLTTYLQEKLGASPLHVDLATLQELKLNASLPALLLIRLPYLASSGLMAPREVLTGNDEVIGQVLSTLKSEDVPYTAALTAVRPSRVVRDVAVVAEGLGRQLLQKQPASPVIHPPVSYNDTTPRILFWAQNFSVAYKDQWEDLTPLTFGAQELNLTGSFWNDSFARLSLTYERLFGTTVTFKFILASRLYPVSARHWFTMERLEIHSNGSVAYFNASQVTGPSIYSFHCEYVSSLSKKGSLLVARTQPSHWQMTLQDFQIQAFNVMGEQFSYASDCAGFFSPGIWMGLLTSLFMLFIFTYGLHMILSLKTMDRFDDHKGPTISLTQIV, from the exons ATGATGGCGGCCGCGGCGACGGCGACGGCTCGAGTGCGGACGGGGCTGCGGTGCGCCTCGGTGTTCTGGCGGATGCCGTGGCTGCCGGTGTTCTTGTTGTTGACGGCGGCAGCGGCGGAGCAGCAGGTCCCGCTTGTGCTGTGGTCCAGTGACCG GGATTTGTGGGCCCCCGCGACCGACACTCACGAGGGCCACATCACCAGCGACTTGCAGCTCTCTACCTACTTAGATCCCGCCCTGGAGCTGGGGCCCCGGAACGTGCTACTGTTTCTGCAGGACAAG AATGCCCTGGAACTGGCCCCTTCCTCACTGGTGCTTCCTGCCGTTGATTGGTATGCAGTCAGCACTCTGACCACTTACCTGCAGGAGAAGCTTGGGGCCAGCCCCTTGCATGTGGACCTGGCCACCCTGCAGGAGCTGAAGCTCAATGCCAGCCTCCCCGCCCTGCTGCTCATCCGCCTGCCCTACCTGGCCAG CTCTGGTCTGATGGCACCCAGGGAAGTCCTCACAGGCAACG ATGAGGTCATTGGGCAGGTCCTGAGCACACTCAAGTCTGAAGATGTCCCATATACAGCAGCCCTCACAGCGGTCCGCCCTTCCAGG GTGGTCCGTGATGTAGCTGTGGTGGCTGAGGGGCTAGGTCGCCAGCTGCTACAAAAACAGCCAGCATCACCTGTGATCCATCCTCCTGTGAGTTACAATGACACCACTCCCCGGATCCTGTTCTGGGCCCAAAACTTCTCTGTGGCGTACAAGGACCAGTGGGAGGATCTGACCCCCCTCACCTTTGGGGCGCAGGAGCTCAACCTGACTGGCTCCTTCTGGAATGACTCCTTTGCCAG GCTCTCATTGACCTATGAACGACTCTTTGGTACCACGGTAACATTCAA GTTCATTCTGGCCAGCCGCCTCTACCCAGTGTCCGCCCGGCACTGGTTTACCATGGAGCGCCTCGAAATCCACAGCAATGGCTCCGTCGCCTATTTCAATGCTTCCCAGGTCACAGGACCCAGCATCTACTCCTTCCACTGCGAGTACGTCAGCAGCCTGAGCAAGAAGGGCAGTCTCCTTGTGGCCCGCACGCAGCCCTCCCACTGGCAGATGACACTTCAGGACTTCCAG ATCCAAGCTTTCAATGTGATGGGCGAGCAGTTCTCCTATGCCAGCGACTGCGCCGGCTTCTTCTCCCCCGGCATATGGATGGGGCTGCTCACCTCCCTCTTCATGCTCTTCATCTTCACCTATGGCCTGCACATGATCCTCAGCCTCAAGACCATGGATCGCTTTGATGACCACAAGGGCCCCACCATTTCTTTGACCCAGATTGTGTGA
- the ATP6AP1 gene encoding V-type proton ATPase subunit S1 isoform X1: protein MMAAAATATARVRTGLRCASVFWRMPWLPVFLLLTAAAAEQQVPLVLWSSDRDLWAPATDTHEGHITSDLQLSTYLDPALELGPRNVLLFLQDKLSVEDFTAYGGVFGNKQDSAFSNLENALELAPSSLVLPAVDWYAVSTLTTYLQEKLGASPLHVDLATLQELKLNASLPALLLIRLPYLASSGLMAPREVLTGNDEVIGQVLSTLKSEDVPYTAALTAVRPSRVVRDVAVVAEGLGRQLLQKQPASPVIHPPVSYNDTTPRILFWAQNFSVAYKDQWEDLTPLTFGAQELNLTGSFWNDSFARLSLTYERLFGTTVTFKFILASRLYPVSARHWFTMERLEIHSNGSVAYFNASQVTGPSIYSFHCEYVSSLSKKGSLLVARTQPSHWQMTLQDFQIQAFNVMGEQFSYASDCAGFFSPGIWMGLLTSLFMLFIFTYGLHMILSLKTMDRFDDHKGPTISLTQIV, encoded by the exons ATGATGGCGGCCGCGGCGACGGCGACGGCTCGAGTGCGGACGGGGCTGCGGTGCGCCTCGGTGTTCTGGCGGATGCCGTGGCTGCCGGTGTTCTTGTTGTTGACGGCGGCAGCGGCGGAGCAGCAGGTCCCGCTTGTGCTGTGGTCCAGTGACCG GGATTTGTGGGCCCCCGCGACCGACACTCACGAGGGCCACATCACCAGCGACTTGCAGCTCTCTACCTACTTAGATCCCGCCCTGGAGCTGGGGCCCCGGAACGTGCTACTGTTTCTGCAGGACAAG CTGAGCGTTGAGGATTTCACAGCATATGGTGGTGTGTTTGGAAACAAGCAGGACAGCGCCTTTTCTAACCTAGAG AATGCCCTGGAACTGGCCCCTTCCTCACTGGTGCTTCCTGCCGTTGATTGGTATGCAGTCAGCACTCTGACCACTTACCTGCAGGAGAAGCTTGGGGCCAGCCCCTTGCATGTGGACCTGGCCACCCTGCAGGAGCTGAAGCTCAATGCCAGCCTCCCCGCCCTGCTGCTCATCCGCCTGCCCTACCTGGCCAG CTCTGGTCTGATGGCACCCAGGGAAGTCCTCACAGGCAACG ATGAGGTCATTGGGCAGGTCCTGAGCACACTCAAGTCTGAAGATGTCCCATATACAGCAGCCCTCACAGCGGTCCGCCCTTCCAGG GTGGTCCGTGATGTAGCTGTGGTGGCTGAGGGGCTAGGTCGCCAGCTGCTACAAAAACAGCCAGCATCACCTGTGATCCATCCTCCTGTGAGTTACAATGACACCACTCCCCGGATCCTGTTCTGGGCCCAAAACTTCTCTGTGGCGTACAAGGACCAGTGGGAGGATCTGACCCCCCTCACCTTTGGGGCGCAGGAGCTCAACCTGACTGGCTCCTTCTGGAATGACTCCTTTGCCAG GCTCTCATTGACCTATGAACGACTCTTTGGTACCACGGTAACATTCAA GTTCATTCTGGCCAGCCGCCTCTACCCAGTGTCCGCCCGGCACTGGTTTACCATGGAGCGCCTCGAAATCCACAGCAATGGCTCCGTCGCCTATTTCAATGCTTCCCAGGTCACAGGACCCAGCATCTACTCCTTCCACTGCGAGTACGTCAGCAGCCTGAGCAAGAAGGGCAGTCTCCTTGTGGCCCGCACGCAGCCCTCCCACTGGCAGATGACACTTCAGGACTTCCAG ATCCAAGCTTTCAATGTGATGGGCGAGCAGTTCTCCTATGCCAGCGACTGCGCCGGCTTCTTCTCCCCCGGCATATGGATGGGGCTGCTCACCTCCCTCTTCATGCTCTTCATCTTCACCTATGGCCTGCACATGATCCTCAGCCTCAAGACCATGGATCGCTTTGATGACCACAAGGGCCCCACCATTTCTTTGACCCAGATTGTGTGA
- the FAM50A gene encoding protein FAM50A produces MAQYKGAASEAGRAMHLMKKREKQREQMEQMKQRIAEENIMKSNIDKKFSAHYDAVEAELKSSTVGLVTLNDMKAKQEALVKEREKQLAKKEQSKELQLKLEKLREKERKKEAKRKISSLSFTLEEEEEGAEEEEEVAMYEEELEREEITTKKRKLGKNPDVDTSFLPDRDREEEENRLREELRQEWEAKQEKIKSEEIEITFSYWDGSGHRRTVKMRKGNTMQQFLQKALEILRKDFSELRSAGVEQLMYIKEDLIIPHHHSFYDFIVTKARGKSGPLFNFDVHDDVRLLSDATVEKDESHAGKVVLRSWYEKNKHIFPASRWEPYDPEKKWDKYTIR; encoded by the exons atggCTCAATACAAGGGCGCCGCGAGCGAGGCCGGCCGCGCCATGCACCTgatgaagaaaagggagaagcagCGCGAGCAGATGGAGCAGATGAAGCAGCGCATCGCGGAG GAGAACATCATGAAATCCAACATTGACAAGAAGTTCTCTGCACACTACGATGCAGTAGAGGCAGAGCTCAAGTCCAGCACCGTGG GTCTGGTGACCCTGAACGACATGAAGGCCAAGCAGGAGGCGCTGGTGAAGGAGCGGGAGAAGCAGCTGGCCAAGAAGGAGCAGTCCAAGGAGCTGCAGCT GAAGCTGGAGAAGCTGCGAGAGAAAGAGCGCAAGAAGGAGGCCAAGCGGAAGATCTCCAGCCTGTCCTTCAccctggaggaggaagaagagggggccgaggaggaggaggaggtagccATGTATGAGGAGGAGCTGGAAAGGGAAG AGATCACCACGAAGAAGAGAAAACTGGGGAAGAACCCAGATGTGGACACAAGCTTTTTGCCTGATCGAGACCGTGAG GAGGAAGAGAATCGGCTTCGGGAAGAGCTGCGGCAGGAGTGGGAAGCCAAGCAGGAGAAGATCAAGA GTGAGGAGATTGAGATCACCTTCAGCTACTGGGACGGCTCTGGGCACCGGCGGACAGTCAAG ATGAGAAAGGGCAATACCATGCAGCAGTTCCTGCAGAAGGCGCTGGAGATCCTCCGGAAAGACTTCAGCGAGCTGAG GTCCGCAGGGGTGGAGCAGCTCATGTACATCAAGGAGGACTTGATCATCCCGCAC CATCACAGCTTCTACGACTTCATCGTCACCAAGGCACGGGGGAAGAGTG GGCCGCTCTTCAACTTTGACGTTCACGATGATGTTCGATTGCTCAGTGACGCCACCGTGGAGAAGGATGAG tCGCATGCAGGCAAGGTGGTGCTGAGGAGCTGGTATGAGAAGAACAAGCACATCTTCCCTGCCAGCCGCTGGGAGCCCTACGACCCGGAGAAGAAGTGGGACAAGTACACG ATCCGCTGA